One genomic window of Stieleria sp. JC731 includes the following:
- a CDS encoding DUF1552 domain-containing protein, which yields MPKPISRRTLLRGAGVSIALPLLDSMSPTRLLSAASTPNKTPLRMAFFYVPNGMHMPDWRPAQTGFKYDLTPTLEHVGDYRDQINVLSGLTLDGARAHGDGGGDHARSVAAFLTGAHPRKTNGADIQNGISVDQATAQYVGDRTRFASLELGLEASAQAGNCDSGYSCAYASNMSWRGPTNPMAKEIDPGALFDRLFAGQTVKETKTALSIREKYRKSILDFALEDAKRLHRVLPEVDRRKMDEYLYAVRDVEKRLGGTERLRLTEDGVPDYPRPSGVPKELDQHSDLMMDMVALAFQTDSTRILSFMFTNAGSNRSYKQIDVSEGHHELSHHGKSEHKQAQIAKINRYHLDRFAYLLGRLRSIPEGRSNLLDNSMIVYGSGISDGDRHNHDDLPILLAGSAGGRIKTGRHIAYDNGTPLCNLYLWMMHQMGAEAEKFGDSNGVLTI from the coding sequence ATGCCTAAACCAATCTCACGACGAACCTTGCTGCGTGGTGCCGGTGTTTCGATCGCCTTGCCATTGCTGGATTCGATGTCACCGACACGATTGCTTTCGGCCGCCAGCACGCCCAATAAGACACCACTGCGGATGGCGTTCTTCTATGTCCCCAACGGCATGCACATGCCGGACTGGAGACCTGCACAAACGGGATTCAAGTACGACTTGACCCCGACACTGGAACATGTCGGTGACTATCGCGACCAGATCAACGTGCTTAGCGGATTGACGCTAGACGGCGCCCGTGCCCACGGGGACGGGGGCGGTGACCACGCCCGCAGTGTTGCCGCGTTCTTGACTGGTGCACACCCGAGAAAGACCAATGGTGCCGACATCCAAAACGGCATCTCGGTCGATCAAGCCACCGCGCAATACGTCGGCGACCGAACTCGGTTTGCGTCGTTAGAACTCGGACTCGAAGCGAGCGCGCAAGCGGGAAACTGCGACAGCGGTTACAGCTGTGCCTACGCATCGAATATGTCATGGCGTGGCCCCACCAACCCGATGGCAAAGGAGATTGATCCGGGCGCGCTGTTCGATCGACTGTTCGCTGGCCAAACCGTCAAAGAAACAAAGACGGCGCTATCGATCCGTGAGAAATACCGCAAGAGTATCCTGGACTTTGCACTCGAAGACGCAAAACGACTGCACCGCGTCCTACCCGAAGTCGATCGTCGCAAGATGGACGAATACCTCTATGCCGTTCGCGATGTGGAAAAGCGACTCGGCGGAACCGAGCGACTACGACTAACCGAAGATGGCGTTCCCGATTACCCGCGTCCCAGTGGCGTCCCGAAGGAACTCGATCAACACAGTGACTTGATGATGGATATGGTTGCGTTGGCATTTCAAACCGATAGCACTCGTATTCTGTCGTTCATGTTTACCAACGCGGGAAGCAATCGCAGCTACAAGCAAATTGATGTTAGTGAAGGCCATCACGAGCTTTCGCATCATGGCAAAAGCGAGCACAAGCAGGCTCAAATCGCCAAGATCAACCGCTATCACCTGGATCGATTTGCATACTTGCTCGGACGCCTACGCAGCATTCCTGAAGGCCGATCAAACTTGCTCGATAACAGCATGATTGTTTACGGCAGTGGTATTAGCGACGGTGATCGCCACAACCATGATGACTTGCCGATCCTGCTGGCAGGCTCGGCCGGCGGTCGCATCAAAACCGGTCGACACATCGCGTACGACAACGGCACGCCGCTTTGCAACCTGTATCTCTGGATGATGCATCAAATGGGAGCCGAAGCGGAAAAGTTTGGCGACAGCAACGGTGTCTTGACGATCTAG
- a CDS encoding PQQ-binding-like beta-propeller repeat protein has protein sequence MRSIQFAFVGLFLLGATNLSAEDWQQFRGPTGQGISECQNVPTKWSPSENVVWTFNDPGKGWSSPVIQNDRVYMTTAVPLGEEKVSSESKDSRKVEIPYSLKAICLNAKTGDLLWSTQVGEVPAEASSHPKNSHASGTPIVTEDRLYVHFGIYGTAALDLDGNLIWQRAIKFKPVHGCGGSPIVYKDVLIFNCDGGDHAFVMALDKATGEDRWKTDRSVDAKLKFSFSTPLVINTDQGDTLVSPASDAVYGYDPNTGKEKWHVRYPKKWSIVPRPVYAGGLVLICTGYVGKAELLAIRPGGSGDVTDTHVAWRDEKFVPFNPSPLVVNNMIFTVSDDGIACCRQLSDGEIIWKKRLGGNYSASPFLSEGKIYFLSEDGVCTIIQAADEFEEVATNEIEERTLASIVPLNDGLLLRTASTLYRID, from the coding sequence ATGCGATCCATTCAATTTGCGTTCGTCGGTCTGTTCCTATTGGGTGCTACCAACCTTTCGGCTGAAGACTGGCAACAGTTTCGCGGACCGACCGGGCAAGGCATCTCCGAATGTCAAAATGTCCCGACGAAGTGGAGCCCCAGTGAAAATGTTGTTTGGACGTTCAATGATCCTGGCAAAGGCTGGTCTTCACCGGTCATTCAAAACGATCGCGTTTACATGACGACCGCAGTGCCGCTGGGCGAAGAAAAAGTCTCCAGCGAAAGCAAAGATTCTCGCAAGGTTGAAATCCCCTATTCACTCAAAGCGATCTGCCTGAACGCGAAAACAGGCGATCTGCTTTGGTCCACGCAAGTTGGCGAAGTCCCTGCGGAAGCTTCTTCGCACCCCAAGAATTCACATGCCAGTGGTACACCGATCGTCACCGAAGATCGCCTTTACGTTCACTTTGGCATTTATGGAACAGCGGCATTGGACTTGGATGGCAACTTGATTTGGCAGCGTGCAATCAAGTTCAAACCGGTTCATGGCTGCGGCGGTTCGCCGATCGTCTATAAAGATGTGCTGATCTTCAATTGTGATGGTGGCGACCACGCGTTTGTGATGGCGCTCGATAAAGCGACTGGTGAAGACCGCTGGAAAACGGATCGGTCCGTTGACGCGAAATTAAAGTTTTCGTTTTCAACACCTTTGGTCATCAATACCGACCAGGGCGATACCTTGGTTAGTCCGGCAAGCGATGCGGTCTACGGATACGATCCGAACACGGGCAAAGAAAAATGGCATGTACGTTATCCTAAAAAATGGTCCATCGTCCCTCGCCCGGTCTATGCTGGCGGTTTGGTTTTAATTTGCACCGGATACGTTGGTAAAGCCGAATTGTTGGCGATTCGCCCCGGCGGTTCGGGAGATGTCACCGACACACATGTTGCATGGCGAGACGAGAAATTCGTTCCATTCAACCCTTCACCGCTCGTTGTCAACAACATGATTTTCACCGTCAGCGATGACGGAATCGCATGCTGTCGGCAGTTGTCTGATGGTGAAATCATCTGGAAGAAACGCCTCGGCGGTAACTACTCCGCATCGCCATTCTTGTCGGAAGGTAAGATTTACTTTTTGTCCGAAGACGGCGTCTGCACGATCATCCAAGCCGCGGACGAATTCGAGGAAGTCGCGACGAACGAGATCGAAGAACGAACCCTCGCATCGATCGTCCCGCTAAATGACGGCCTTCTTTTGCGAACCGCATCGACCCTTTATCGCATCGATTAA
- a CDS encoding DUF167 domain-containing protein: MIEVAVHAKPGASKNVVGGTHDGRLQVRVTAPADKGKANAAIRKVLGKALSIPPSSIELISGATSRQKRFAIDADAQTADRIQNELQRLMTSG; the protein is encoded by the coding sequence ATGATCGAAGTGGCAGTTCACGCTAAACCGGGAGCGTCAAAGAACGTCGTCGGTGGAACACACGATGGCCGGTTGCAGGTTCGCGTCACCGCACCGGCAGACAAAGGCAAAGCCAATGCCGCGATCCGTAAAGTGCTCGGCAAAGCACTTTCCATTCCGCCCTCATCGATCGAATTGATCAGCGGCGCGACCTCAAGACAGAAGCGGTTTGCGATTGATGCCGATGCACAAACCGCGGATCGTATCCAAAACGAGTTACAGCGTCTTATGACAAGCGGATAG
- a CDS encoding DUF1592 domain-containing protein, with protein sequence MFRLSPQNGHRRLWTSLILAMMYVGFSAGMSDAEDDTQREARFHDELLPLLRTYCFDCHDQGSEIDLEVDSNAASINTNRTRWMQAIAHLRLGTMPPEDGVEMAPEIRSRMIESIDSLANAVNCVRNPNAGRVALRRLNRTEYRNTIRDLTGVDYQPADDFPGDDVGYGFDNIGDVLSLPPILMEKYVDAAMEIAGEAIYAPPPPEIFELQRTASKLIGAEKFGGSSPMVMASSGTVALQADLPFGGQYELVLTAGGDQAGDEPVKVELNWGSKPRIVEVTSDDAEDITIPIRLGRGERKIEISFINDYYEKDVADRNFHLYHVKLTGKEQRDTHIDASKLPMSHRRIVFVSPSREVNEEQAASAILSRFASRAFRRPATKSEVSRLTDLAMEVRKSGGLFEDAIQVGIASVLVSPHFIFKVERPREPDAEGKMPSIGNYELATRISYFLWSSMPDDELLMMAHQGTIRDRARLLQKIASMIRDRRSNQFVDNFASQWLQLRNLEKLDPDTRLFRGFDDEIRNLLWRETLTFFAGVMRENMPVTTLLDADFTYLNEPLAKFYGIAGIEGNEFRKVSLTGTPRGGLLTQGSVLAVTSNPTRTSPVKRGKWILENLLNTPPPPPPANVPELERGQLAGTLRERLEQHRANPACAACHNMMDPLGFALENFDAVGRWRTSDGVDPIDATGAFPNGTTFNGIDDLRRLLSTERKEDFIRAIAEKMLVYAIGRGTEYYDKCAIDQIVSDCHAGDDRFAYLIVAIIESDPFQKQGHRE encoded by the coding sequence ATGTTTCGACTATCTCCGCAGAACGGTCATCGGCGTCTCTGGACCAGCCTCATACTGGCAATGATGTATGTCGGCTTTTCGGCAGGAATGAGCGACGCCGAAGATGACACGCAGCGTGAAGCCCGTTTCCACGACGAACTGCTGCCGTTGCTTCGTACCTATTGCTTTGACTGCCACGACCAGGGCAGCGAGATCGACCTTGAAGTCGATTCAAACGCGGCCAGCATCAATACGAATCGAACGCGGTGGATGCAGGCGATCGCACACCTACGTCTCGGTACGATGCCGCCAGAAGATGGTGTGGAAATGGCCCCCGAGATCCGGTCTCGTATGATCGAGTCGATCGATTCGCTCGCCAATGCGGTCAACTGCGTTCGCAATCCGAACGCGGGCCGAGTTGCCCTTCGAAGACTGAACCGAACCGAGTATCGAAACACGATTCGCGACCTAACCGGTGTGGACTACCAGCCTGCCGACGACTTCCCCGGCGATGACGTTGGGTATGGCTTTGACAACATCGGTGATGTGCTTTCGCTTCCGCCGATCTTGATGGAAAAGTATGTCGATGCGGCGATGGAGATCGCGGGTGAAGCCATCTATGCTCCGCCACCACCAGAAATTTTCGAACTCCAACGGACCGCTTCTAAACTGATCGGTGCAGAGAAATTCGGTGGGTCGTCTCCTATGGTGATGGCGTCCTCGGGAACGGTCGCCCTGCAAGCCGACCTACCCTTCGGCGGACAGTACGAGCTGGTCCTAACCGCAGGTGGTGATCAAGCCGGTGATGAACCGGTCAAAGTCGAACTGAACTGGGGTAGCAAACCGCGGATTGTCGAAGTCACCAGCGACGATGCCGAAGACATCACGATCCCGATTCGCCTGGGGCGCGGTGAACGAAAGATCGAAATCAGTTTCATCAATGATTACTATGAAAAAGACGTCGCCGATCGAAACTTTCATTTGTATCACGTCAAACTGACCGGGAAAGAACAACGTGACACACACATCGATGCGTCGAAGTTGCCGATGAGTCATCGGCGAATCGTATTCGTCTCGCCCTCGCGTGAGGTGAACGAAGAACAAGCAGCCTCCGCGATCCTATCTCGCTTCGCGAGTCGAGCCTTTCGTCGCCCCGCAACGAAAAGCGAAGTGAGTCGCCTAACCGATCTGGCGATGGAAGTGCGGAAATCTGGCGGACTGTTTGAAGACGCGATCCAAGTTGGAATAGCCAGCGTTTTGGTTTCGCCCCATTTCATTTTCAAAGTCGAACGACCGCGTGAGCCCGATGCCGAAGGCAAAATGCCGTCGATTGGCAATTATGAATTGGCGACGCGAATATCGTATTTTTTGTGGAGCAGCATGCCGGATGACGAGTTGCTGATGATGGCCCACCAAGGCACCATCCGTGACCGCGCTCGCTTGCTTCAAAAGATCGCGTCGATGATTCGTGACCGCCGCTCCAATCAGTTCGTCGATAACTTTGCCTCGCAATGGTTACAACTTCGAAACCTTGAAAAGCTCGATCCAGACACGCGGCTGTTCCGTGGCTTTGATGACGAGATCCGAAACCTGCTTTGGCGGGAAACGCTGACGTTCTTTGCCGGCGTCATGCGAGAGAACATGCCGGTGACGACTTTGCTAGACGCGGACTTTACCTACCTCAACGAACCACTCGCAAAGTTCTATGGTATCGCCGGAATCGAAGGCAACGAGTTCCGCAAGGTATCGCTGACAGGAACGCCACGAGGCGGCTTGTTGACCCAAGGCAGCGTTTTGGCGGTGACCAGCAACCCGACCCGAACCAGCCCAGTAAAACGTGGGAAATGGATTCTGGAAAACCTGCTCAACACACCGCCCCCACCGCCGCCCGCAAACGTTCCGGAACTTGAGCGTGGACAGCTGGCCGGTACCCTTCGCGAACGTCTAGAACAACACCGTGCCAACCCCGCATGTGCGGCCTGCCATAACATGATGGACCCACTGGGTTTCGCACTGGAAAACTTTGATGCGGTCGGACGCTGGCGAACCAGTGACGGTGTTGACCCGATCGATGCGACCGGTGCATTTCCGAATGGGACGACGTTCAACGGAATCGATGACCTGCGACGGCTGCTTAGCACCGAACGCAAGGAAGATTTCATCCGCGCGATCGCCGAAAAGATGCTGGTCTATGCCATCGGACGTGGGACCGAATACTACGACAAATGTGCGATCGATCAGATTGTCAGTGATTGCCATGCGGGAGACGATCGATTCGCGTATCTCATCGTGGCGATTATCGAAAGCGATCCATTTCAAAAACAAGGTCACCGAGAATAA
- a CDS encoding threonine/serine dehydratase, with product MPGQPFAIGIDDVRSAHQRIRAHIIRTPCLFHERLSNRLGCQLHFKAENLQHIGAFKARGAINAVLQLNETDAGRGVVTHSSGNHAAALARAASIRGIDAHIVMPHNSSPIKIASVQSYGIEPIFSEPDSQSREAKAFEVQAQTGATLVHPYDCADVMAGQGTVAIEILEQVENLDVILAPVGGGGLLSGILIAAKSIRPEIQVIAVEPAFADDAARSMQSGQREMPSRYDTVADGLRTGLGELTFPIIHRLVDDIVLVKEEEILAATREIAEQVHLVAEPSGAVAYAGLKSDPERFQGKRVAAVISGGNIDFKGCQLGTPLK from the coding sequence ATGCCAGGCCAACCTTTTGCGATCGGTATCGATGACGTTCGAAGTGCCCATCAACGAATCCGAGCGCACATCATTCGAACGCCTTGCCTCTTTCACGAGCGACTGTCAAATCGCCTCGGATGCCAATTGCATTTCAAGGCTGAAAACCTGCAACACATCGGTGCTTTCAAAGCTCGCGGCGCAATCAATGCAGTGTTGCAATTGAACGAGACCGACGCCGGACGCGGTGTCGTCACACATTCCTCAGGCAATCACGCCGCAGCGCTCGCTAGGGCCGCAAGCATCCGTGGGATCGATGCCCACATCGTGATGCCGCATAACTCGTCCCCCATCAAAATTGCTTCGGTGCAAAGCTACGGGATCGAACCGATTTTTAGCGAACCTGACTCGCAAAGTCGTGAAGCGAAGGCATTCGAAGTCCAAGCCCAAACAGGTGCAACTCTGGTGCATCCCTATGACTGCGCTGACGTGATGGCCGGCCAGGGAACTGTGGCCATCGAAATATTGGAGCAGGTCGAGAACTTAGACGTCATTTTGGCTCCTGTCGGTGGCGGTGGGCTATTGTCCGGCATCTTGATCGCCGCAAAATCGATCCGGCCCGAGATCCAGGTCATCGCTGTCGAACCTGCCTTCGCCGATGATGCGGCTCGTTCGATGCAGAGCGGTCAACGAGAAATGCCAAGCCGCTACGATACGGTCGCGGATGGTTTGAGAACCGGATTGGGGGAGTTGACCTTTCCCATCATCCATCGGTTGGTCGACGACATCGTCCTGGTCAAGGAAGAAGAGATCCTTGCCGCGACACGTGAAATCGCCGAACAAGTCCACCTCGTCGCCGAACCATCGGGTGCGGTCGCCTATGCGGGATTGAAATCGGATCCAGAAAGGTTCCAAGGCAAACGTGTTGCGGCGGTTATTTCCGGCGGCAACATCGATTTCAAAGGATGCCAGCTCGGAACGCCGCTCAAGTAA
- a CDS encoding homocysteine S-methyltransferase family protein: MTKTRFETFASGRDIIILDGPIGTELTLRGIDTPPPLWSADAITNSPQTISAIHQDYAAAGSRVHTAVTFRTKCSDAGHQWKRLTEQAINITRDAIPNDHFVAGSISPIADCYRPDLSPPDPIEPHRRMANHLAQCGCDLILCETFPHSGEAIAALRASVTTGLPVWLAMTAGPEGDLMSPDQMSETAKRAEQEGASAILINCTPATQTQRFIDAFADAKLSVRFGAYANAGSVHDQIGWQTKDVHATERYSRFAKGWIQSGATIVGGCCGTRPEHISAVAEAILNTEIPGHTNDP, translated from the coding sequence ATGACCAAGACTCGGTTCGAAACGTTTGCTTCCGGTCGTGACATCATCATTCTCGATGGACCGATAGGGACCGAACTGACATTGCGTGGAATCGACACTCCACCACCGCTATGGAGTGCCGACGCGATTACAAATTCGCCCCAAACAATCTCGGCAATTCATCAAGACTATGCCGCAGCGGGTTCGAGAGTCCATACGGCGGTAACGTTTCGGACGAAGTGTTCAGATGCCGGTCATCAATGGAAAAGGTTGACCGAGCAAGCAATCAACATCACGCGTGATGCGATTCCCAATGATCATTTCGTCGCTGGCAGCATTTCACCAATCGCGGATTGCTATCGCCCCGATCTGTCACCGCCGGATCCCATCGAGCCACACCGCAGAATGGCAAATCATTTGGCCCAGTGCGGATGCGATCTGATACTTTGCGAAACGTTTCCGCATTCAGGTGAAGCCATCGCGGCGCTACGAGCTTCCGTGACAACCGGGCTTCCGGTTTGGTTGGCCATGACCGCCGGCCCCGAAGGTGACTTGATGTCTCCCGACCAGATGTCTGAAACCGCCAAACGAGCCGAGCAAGAAGGAGCATCCGCGATCCTGATCAACTGCACGCCCGCAACACAGACACAGCGTTTTATCGATGCGTTCGCGGACGCAAAGCTTTCCGTCAGATTCGGAGCTTATGCCAACGCGGGTAGCGTGCACGATCAGATCGGCTGGCAAACCAAAGATGTGCATGCGACCGAACGCTACTCACGATTTGCTAAAGGTTGGATCCAATCGGGCGCGACGATCGTCGGCGGGTGCTGCGGCACTCGCCCTGAACATATCTCAGCGGTTGCCGAAGCCATCCTAAACACCGAAATTCCGGGTCACACAAACGATCCCTGA